In Plasmodium gaboni strain SY75 chromosome 8, whole genome shotgun sequence, the sequence TacatgaatatatttattaaatgatttattcctactatttaattattaggaagaatatacatatatatatatatatattacatgTTCGAATGTGTCATTTTCtattataattctttttgattatatatatttttttttttttttttttttttttttttcttaaatgACATTTGtgtttaatatttttacaaaattatttagtttttttgatatattttttaaagaattttttaattttatacCTTGCGTATAATAAAGGgtttctatatatttttgtatagtccaatattttttttatcatacATAAATGTCTCTCATCTTCAAGGTAAGTATTCAAAAGTTCTGAAATAATTAGTAGTTCCTctttatcatatattacTGCATCCCCATATTCTTCTAATAATAGATTTGTTTTAGAGCCCCctctttttatttcttctatATCGTCCACATAATCGCATAAATGAAAAACCTTCCCTGGATAATTTTCTCTCTTACAATCATCaaaaaattcttttaaaGATTTTTCACATTCCTCAACACTTATTGTACTTTGGTTATCATCCAATTGTGTTGATGAATATTCATCAGAATTTTCTTCTAATTGAGCAgtttcattattttctaacaataatcttttaaaatatatatttaatgaGTATCTTGTTTTGTCTACATTATGTATATTGGTATGCCAGTTATCCTATaagggaaaaaaaaaaaataataataataaaaaatagatatacatataatatatatatatatatataaaaaatagatatacatatatatatatatatatatatgtccaaattaaaaatatatattgtgtggttttttccttattttttttttttttttgtaaagttacattattaatatattgGAAGGAAAATATGATTACAACACATGTGAAATATATCACATTAAAAAgtaacatatttttttgtcctttcttttttataattcttatattattattgatTGAATACTGGTATggcatatatataaatatatttatatattatatgattttatttttcattttgtttttcattttgttttcattttgtttttcatttcatttttcatttaatttttcattttattaatttttttttcctgATGTTCTCattctatatttttacaaatatataaatacattattatatatttatatttctgACGTTGCTTGTATTTTGGCctttaaaataaaataacaaacGGAACCTTTGgattattaatttttagcaaaaaaaaaaaaaaaaaaaaaaaaggattaaaaacaatttcaacaaaaataaaatatgttatattataatgaaaacaaaatatatattatgttataataaaataatatattaaaacaatataaaataaataaaaaaaaaaaacataacacacaacaaaaaatatatacatatatataaataaaataaataaaaattaaactagggaaatggaaaaaaataaattaacgtataagaaaaatttctttaattaaaagaaaaggagaaaaatcataaaaatatgaaattCCTGATTTTGAATTGTTGAATATGgagaataaaatatattagtatatattttatttagTATAACtatgtataatattatatatataatttatataaatataatatataaaataatgatttttttttataaggacatttaaacaaaattttaatacaataaaaatatatatttcttatataattaaaatatacaaacTGTTTCAATAACggttatataaataaaaaaaaatataatatatatatatatatatataaaataactGATGTTCCTTGATCATTaagatataaattttacgctatatatatatatatataatatttaaattaatatatatattatattcttattattataaattaaaagtcatttaatatttaaaaaaattaaggtttaatattattgatccgttatttttttttttttttcttttttttttatttccttttCTCATTATAacttattattatataaatgaattaataaatataaaatataaatataatatatgcTTTATTtcaattattatttgttacataaaaattaaaacattaaaaggttgttatttataagtttttttttttattttttttcaattaaTCATGATGTTGTCCCCCTTATTGAAGTgcttatatatatagtcttattatattcttaagggttcattaaaaataaataatatataaaaacaataaaatattatataaaaccTTATTTCTAAACATTTTTAGTTGTAcaacaaaagaaaaaatataatataatgataaaaaaaaaatttatctTCAATAgagaatattattatattcatatgaataggtattaaaaatataacttttttttttttttttttttttttttttttttggtctaagaaaagaataatttattgaaaaatattttataaatcatttataaaagtattttaaattttgtagggttaatattattatttttgataatgtcaataatatataatataataaatgatcaatagttattatatgtaattttataaaaattttgggaacttatatataaaattataatacaGTTCTCGTTAGcataatatatgtatatatatttatttttataaaaattaaatatattattcaaatgttattaatgaataaaaatatacattaaaaatatattttttaatataataaatatattatatatttttaagaaaagtaccttataaaaattttttttttcttttaattttttattctcaAATTATTCTACAACCTCAGTGATAGTATATCTCACacttttataatatatataatatgtatataatatataatgtgagttttccttattattatgtaaaatatatattatatatttaaatttccaattataaaaatatatattaaatatatcccttttaatataataaacgtattatatatatttaataaatgaacCTTTAAgcatttatttttcttttaattttttattctcaAAATAATTGTACAACATCAATTATAGTATATCTCTCACacttttataatatatatatatatatatatatatatagtgtgagttttccttattttatgtaaaataaatattatatatttaaatttccatatataaaaatataattaaaaattatatattattaatagtaaagaaatatatatatatatatatatatatatattattatattttctttacaTTGAAAGATTAAATAATTCCACTGAATTTCGCTCATAGttaaaattatttacatttgAATTGAACTATTTGAATGATAATGATTAAATTAAGAACTTTTATAATCTTTTAAGAATAAAAGtataaatgttataaatagtagtattattatatattattataaatggtttttttataaatggtttttttataaatgttttttttataaatgttttttttataaatgtttttttttatgatattatttttgttacTATTAAActtaatataaattaatgATTATTATGTAATGAATAGTTATCaataaaatgtattataatctaagaaatattgaaattatataaatatatatatatatacatattatatgtttgAGTTGATGTATTGTTTTTCCTTTAATTTGAATTATTCACATTTTTTGTAACTGGTTCAACACCCAAAAAGGggaaaattttatatacttaATTTTGtactataatatataagttattaaataaatatttatatatatatatatatatatatatatatttttgttatgatttattcataatattatgttaaAATGGAAAAATCTATACATACACCTAAGTCAAATTCTGTTACATCAAAAGGATATGTTAATAGATATGTTGAGaataataagaattattgtacattatataaatgtacAAAAATAGGACAATATAGAAATAGgaaaaatattcttttgAAATGTGTGAGATTTTTTAGATTACCATTATGTttagtaatatatataattttaatggtaaggtgtttttttttttttttttttttcttttttaagTGTAGGAGTTTTTTAGTaactttttattatatataaatatataatatgtatatattatttttatgtttatatatatttatatttttttattttttctagAGTCAATTTATAAACAATATCAACTGTACTTCAGTTTTATCGTCATATAATGAGgatgaaaaaaattcaaGTAAAAATACAAAGGAAATTTGTTTTGAGAATaaagatgataatatatcaaataaattatatgaagaaaataaaagatCATCAAATGGAAAATACTCAGATAATCCATTGTTAGATTATAATTTTAAGTTATTTAATTATCATgatatgttatataatgGTATATTAGAAAAGGAATTATCAGAAGAATTTGATTTAATATCTTTTGATAATACAACATATCCATTtgtaaaaaatgaaaaagataaagaaataatGAATGAAATTAAATTGTTAAGGATGAATGAAGgtgaaaataaaaaggaacatatgaaaaatatatggaCTGATTTCATAAgaaatgaattaaaaaattttctttttttaaaaaaggaaatgAGTACTTTATttgaagaattaaaaaatgagTACAATATTAAAGATGAGTATGTTAATAAGATAATGAATGAATGTCTTGATTTAATTGAAACAAGTGGAATGAATATGTATActaatttaaattatgctttttataaatggcataataaaaaaaaagtgttagatataaatgaatatattttatttgtatgtGGAATTAAATTAGTATGGatgaaattattttcatccCTTGAAATATCATgtaaagatatattaaaaaaaagttttgaaggaaaaaaaaatggaaagACTTTATATACCAAATGTTGTTcagataaatataaaagtttttttaaagatattaataaaaaatcatTTTCAAAGACATGTGAAAATGatggaaataataatgatagttattcatttataaatCATTTAAATACTTTGTTAAATGAATTAGATCATTTAATAACTTTGAATGAAACGaataatgattattatacattACATGGATATTCATCTAATAAACGAGTAGATCTGATTGATATATTTCgattattatataaaatgaatacaTCAGAAATGTTTACTTggttattatataatttttttggATTTTCCAAAAATGTTCgacaatatttatataaaatataaaatgaaaatgatattttattaacagaaaaattttatttatatgttttcttttttttcttaatttgtcataaatatatatttttaatcatatacatttttttatttttttaaaaagttgtaaaagaaataaaattatgttTTTGTATTACCCCCAAAGGGGGAAATTAAAACTTATTC encodes:
- a CDS encoding exported protein (PHISTb), with product MEKSIHTPKSNSVTSKGYVNRYVENNKNYCTLYKCTKIGQYRNRKNILLKCVRFFRLPLCLVIYIILMSQFINNINCTSVLSSYNEDEKNSSKNTKEICFENKDDNISNKLYEENKRSSNGKYSDNPLLDYNFKLFNYHDMLYNGILEKELSEEFDLISFDNTTYPFVKNEKDKEIMNEIKLLRMNEGENKKEHMKNIWTDFIRNELKNFLFLKKEMSTLFEELKNEYNIKDEYVNKIMNECLDLIETSGMNMYTNLNYAFYKWHNKKKVLDINEYILFVCGIKLVWMKLFSSLEISCKDILKKSFEGKKNGKTLYTKCCSDKYKSFFKDINKKSFSKTCENDGNNNDSYSFINHLNTLLNELDHLITLNETNNDYYTLHGYSSNKRVDLIDIFRLLYKMNTSEMFTWLLYNFFGFSKNVRQYLYKI
- a CDS encoding putative exported protein (Plasmodium exported protein, unknown function), with product MLLFNVIYFTCVVIIFSFQYINNDNWHTNIHNVDKTRYSLNIYFKRLLLENNETAQLEENSDEYSSTQLDDNQSTISVEECEKSLKEFFDDCKRENYPGKVFHLCDYVDDIEEIKRGGSKTNLLLEEYGDAVIYDKEELLIISELLNTYLEDERHLCMIKKILDYTKIYRNPLLYARYKIKKFFKKYIKKTK